From the genome of Elusimicrobiota bacterium:
AAAGGCATCTTAAGGATGCCGTAAATAAATTAGATTTTAGTTTGTAATACCAAAATAATACCAAAATAAGTTATTTACCGAGTAAAAACCGCCAGATTTACAGTCTGGTGCGATTAGCCACTCCGCCACCTACCCAATTTGAGAAAATTTTACTAAAAATTTTTAACAAAGTCAAGAAAAAAAATCCGCTAAACATTATAATACAACATAACATCGGTGGATTTTGAGAAATTTCTCAAATAGTACTGCCCAATCTTACTTGCCCCTAATTTCAACTGTATATGGCGTTATAGTCACAATACCAGTTAAACAGGAAATCAGATAGTTGTCAATACCATAGTATGATTTGCAAGACATTTCTGTAATGTTTTCTCTTGTGGTGTCTAAAAGTATCATTTTGCTAATTTGTAATATCAATCCCGCTCTTGTTTTCTGTCCTGTCAAATTTTTTGAATATCATTTTATCCCTTTAACCAAATATAATGACAACGGTTTTCTTTTCCCTTTCACTTCTATGTTTCCAACCAAATCCGCATCAATTAAGTCCTTTACTTCCCTGTATGTTGTTTCATTTATCAAAATCTGTCCGGAAGCAGCACGGGAAACAATTCTTGATGATGTGTTTACGGTATCGCCTATAACCGTATATTCCATACGCTCAGGACTCCCCATATTTCCCGCCGTAACCTCGCCCGTATTTATTCCTATACCAACACCGATAATTATTTCCCCCCTTTCCCTGGCAATTTCGTTTGTCCTTATTATCGTATTCTGCATTTCAATAGCACATTTAACCGCCCTTAAAGCATCGTCTTCCTTGCAAAATGGCACACCGAATACCGCCATCAGCCCGTCCCCGATATATTTATCAAGGGTCCCATCATACTTAAAAAGAATATCAGTCATCGCAGAAAAATGTTTGTTCAGTAATGCCAGAATATCATCCGTGTCAAGTCCTTCTGATAATGTAGTAAAATTCCTAATATCAGTAAACAGGACAGTAGCTTTGGTTTTTGTCCCTCCAAGGGTTGGAATTTTCTTGCCACCAATTATTTCTTCAACTAACCTTGGTGAGATGTATCTCTGAAGATGTCTTCTGTATATTTCCTCTTCGTTTATTTTTTCATTTAACTTCAGATTTTCAATAGCAACCGCCGCCTGGTTAGAAAGTGCAGAAAGCATATTTAAATCACTTTCATTAAAAATATCGGGTTTTTCGTAATTATCAACATAAATTATACCTGTTATTTTTTTGCCTGACCATAAAGGAACACACATAGCTGAACGAATATTCTGCAAAATAATACTCTCTCCCTGCCTGAAACGGGCGTCCTGTGTGGCATCGGTTGTAATGACAGCAACCTTTTCATCAATAACCTTCCGGGTAATTGTTTTACTTATTGACTTAACAAAACCGGAACCTTCCAAACTATCAGAAACCTTTATCACTTTGGGCACTAAGTCACCTGTGGTCTCGTCAATAAGCGAAATGGAACCCCTTTTAACATCAAGAACTTCAAAGACAAGGTCTATAATCATCTCAAGAAACATCTCTGTTT
Proteins encoded in this window:
- a CDS encoding adenylate/guanylate cyclase domain-containing protein, with the translated sequence MVILKGIAGACKDKQYELGNKKMTLGRGRENSVILEDYVVSRNHAKLEQLEGKVVITDTGSRNGTFVNDERVKERVLKNNDRIKIGESVFLINITEEEEKEEETISSFTVVKPIELFKEDVSITESGIKEIKNVFRMIEEKSYTQEEFSHAYKNLFVVWQVAKALGKSIKTEMFLEMIIDLVFEVLDVKRGSISLIDETTGDLVPKVIKVSDSLEGSGFVKSISKTITRKVIDEKVAVITTDATQDARFRQGESIILQNIRSAMCVPLWSGKKITGIIYVDNYEKPDIFNESDLNMLSALSNQAAVAIENLKLNEKINEEEIYRRHLQRYISPRLVEEIIGGKKIPTLGGTKTKATVLFTDIRNFTTLSEGLDTDDILALLNKHFSAMTDILFKYDGTLDKYIGDGLMAVFGVPFCKEDDALRAVKCAIEMQNTIIRTNEIARERGEIIIGVGIGINTGEVTAGNMGSPERMEYTVIGDTVNTSSRIVSRAASGQILINETTYREVKDLIDADLVGNIEVKGKRKPLSLYLVKGIK